The following DNA comes from Gemmatimonadota bacterium.
CCTTGAGCAATGTGCCACCATGCTAAGCATGTTCCGTGATGATTTTACACGGAAGTACCGCACCATAAGCATGTCCCTGCGAAAGCAGGGATTCGGAAGCCCTTGCAAAACAACGCTCGCTAACTCGCGTCTGCTTCCCAACGCTAAAGCTCTCTGCGAGTGGGTCTTACGGGCTGTAAGATAAACGCCTCTAACACGAACACATATTATGACCGCGAAACAACTGACACTATCGATAGAATCCCCTGCATCTGACTGGCTCAAACGGGAATTGGCGGATTTCAACGCATTTGGCCAAAATACGATTGTGACCTCTACGGAGACAGAGCAGATTCGCCTTGAAACTTACGTAAACGAATTTTGGACCTCAAAACAAAGAGAGGCCAATGCACTCCACGAAATATCATATCGAGCGTGCTTCAAGCCTCAACTCCCCAGATTCTTTATCGAACGATTGACCTTGCCGGGCGACGTGGTTTATGACCCCTTTGCTGGACGGGGTACTACACTCATCGAATCTGCTCTTTTGGGGCGCATTCCCATAGGATGCGATATTAATCCGTTGAGTTCCATTATGACGCTTCCTCGCCTGAATCCACCTACAACCGAACAAGTCGCCGATAGACTATCCCATATAGAACTCAAAAATGTCAAATATCCAAAAAAATTACTGGTCTTTTATCACCCGGAAACCCTGAAGCAAATTTGCTCGCTCAAAAAATATCTGATCGAAAAAGCCAGCAAACTCGATTGGATCGATCAATGGATTCGCCTGGTCGCACTGAGTAGATTGACGGGACACTCATCCGGTTTTTTCTCTGTTTATACCCTGCCTCCCAATCAGGCTGTCTCTGTTGATTCACAAAAAAAAATCAACCATAAGAGAAATCAAGAACCGCCATTGCGAGATGTTAAAAATCTCATCCTGAAAAAAACGCGCGACCTTTTGAAACACTGCGACGATCAAATTCGAAAAATATTGGGATACGCTTCTAATCAGGCGCATTTTCTTACGCAACCATCTGATAGCATTCCCGAAATCGGGTCCAACTCCGTTTCCCTCGTCGTAACCTCTCCGCCGTTTCTCGACGTCGTCAACTACGCGCAGGACAACTGGTTGCGATGCTGGTTTTGCGGGATAGACCCCGCGGCAGTACCCATCACCATGGCGAGAAAAGTCGAACAGTGGCAACGCGAAATGACAAAGGTCTTTTTGGAATTAGAGCGCGTCTTGAAACCCGGCGGACATATCGCCTTTGAAGTCGGCGAAGTCAGACACGGCAAAGTAAAACTCGAAGAAGCGGTTATCCCGTGCGGCATCGAAGCGGGACTCACGCCACTGCTGGTCTTAATCAACGACCAAAAATTCACCAAAACCGCCAATGTTTGGGGCGTCGATAATACAACAAAAGGGACAAACACCAATCGCGTCGTCGTATTTCAAAAAGAATAATTGAACGATCTATATCCAACTCATTCAAACTGTTTTTTACTCTGATTACACGCCTTACCCTTGCCGCGGATAATATCTGCTCTTTGCCATAGCTCAACAGTGCGACTAATCGCGTCACCCTCGCCGAGATGTTTTATCTGTGTTCTGGTGAACCAGTCGCAGTCTCCATTTGCCAGCGCATCGGCATCTATATTCTCATCTGAAAAGCCATAAACGCGACAAATACCCTCTCTCTCTTCCACATCTTCGATATAGGACATCCACGGCACCTCCAGCCCGAGTTGCGTCCTGGTAAGTTCTTGCAAAGAGCCGACCCGTGCGCCGACATCCCAACCGACCAACTTTTCCTCTTCCCAACCCTCGCCTCCCGGCAACTCCCAACAATTCGTCTCATCATCGCGTCGCAACAAGAACCCTGGTTCTCCGCCATTCGGACACTCGATAAGCAGACGTGTCGTCTCAATCGGCTTGTCAAAACACACGGGAATAAGCCGTTTCCCATCGTCGCTCAAAGCCTCAAGGGCGGCGGGATTATACGGATAATATCCCGCGGCGGGCGGTGCGTTCACCGCACAATACTTATTAAAAATACCGCAACGGTCTTCTGTACTCGTACCAGCAGGAGCCTCATGCCAGACATGCTCGTTGACAATCAGCAAATCTCCCGCTTTAAGCTCTGGATCGATAAAATCCGGCAATTGGCTCCTATCGGGACGATTGACATCTAAAATATGTGCCTCCTCGTCGATTACTCGCGTCAGTTTGTGCGATTTGGGCGACACCAGAAAGGGACCGTACACCGGATCGAAATCAGTCAGCGGAATAATCGCAAACACCCAGTTCATCGACGAACCCACGGGGCGCCACCGTTTGTAATCGCAGTGGGCGCCACCCCCCTTATCGCCCGGCGTTCTCAGATACGCCACAAAAGCCGTCAAATGCGCGGGTTGACCCAGCACGGACTCTACCGCTCCAATAACCGTCGGATGCTCGGAAATCGAATTAAGCCCCGGTTCTGATAGTCTGTTGCCACTCACCGTGTACTTCGCTGGCTCGGGATACGAAAGCTTTGGTGGATACGCACCGCGTTTGACCTTTTCTTGCACAACGCGACGAAGGTCATTCGCTTCACTCGCGGATAAGACATTGCGAATAATCACATAACCATCCTCATGATAGTCCGAAATCTGTTGTTCACTAAGGGTCATAATGAGAACTCCTTCCAACGGGTTTTTCAATCATGAACGCCAAAGCCCCTTCCATACGAAGAGGCTTTGGGGCATTTTGATACAATCAGTTCTACGAATCCTCGTTGAACTTAATGCTACACCCGAGGGCTTTGGTCTCGGATATTGAAATGTCTTTCCCGGTCAACAATGCATCGAGCGCGTCTTTGAGATAAGCCGCTTCCACGGCATTGGCATCCGAAGCATTATCGTCAATCGCACCGTGATACGCCAGCTTGCCTTTGGCGTTAAAAAGAAAAACTTCGGGTGTACGGCTGGCACCAAATGCGCGGGCGACCTGGGATGCGGGATCGACCACATAGGGAAACTCGTAGGACAGCGTTTTGGCACGGGTGACCATCTCATCAAAGCCATCCTCTGCAACGCGTTTGGGATCGTTGGGATTAATCACAATAACGCCAAAACCCCTGCCGCGATACGCATTGCCAATACTGGCTACGCGGCTTTCCCATTTGACGGCCCACGGGCAGGAATTGCACGAAAAAATGACCAGAGTACCCTTCTCACCTTGCACACTATCCAGAGAGTACATCTTACTATCCGTGCCCTTCATCTCCAGGTCGGTTGCCGGTGCTTCCGCGCCCAATGCGAGTGTTTGGCTCTTGCCCGCGTCGGCATTGAAACCCATCGCTGCGACAAGTGCAATGGCGAATAATTTACGCATGGAATCCTCCTGATATTTGGTGGTATGAGAGTATCTATAGTCTTAATGTCGGATAAACGCGCTCCAAAGTATCCCTTAACCGCCCCCTGTTAATACATCGCGTATCTTCTTCTCAAATTGTTCGCGCGAGGTCTTCCCGAGCCAAAAATGGCGTTTATTGCCCTCGCTGTCGTACAGCCAGGTAGCGGGTATTGCGCCCCACCAGTCGGGGTCTAATGTATTGATAAACGCCCTATCGCTCTTCAATTTGATATAGCTTGGGAAGTCAACGCCATGCGCTTTCAGAAAGTCAATTGCGCCATCGGCCTGATCTTCGGAATCAGCAGAAATAAAGACGAGCTTTAACCCCTGGTCTTTGTACTGATTATAAACGGCCATCAAATCGGGAAACTCTTCAACACATGGTGGACACCACGTTGCCCAGACATTGACCAGAACGACCCTGGCATCGGCTTCTTTAACATTCTTGAGAATCTCCTCTGCCGTCGCGGGAATGAGAAACTGGCCAGTACTCGATGCGCGATCTGTTTCGGGTGCGTCGCAACTTACAAAAATAAGAGCAATAAAAACAAATATATGACGTTCCAAAAAGACCTCCGTATTAAATCGCAACAGTATTATCCACCCAGAGCGTCTTTATAGACTTGCAGGCGCTCTTGTATGCCCTCATCTGAAAGCGCGAGAATTTGCGCTGCCAGCACAGCGGCATTGCGCGCATTGTCAATGCCCACAGTCGCAACGGGAACTCCCGGTGGCATCTGAACGATAGCGTATAAGGCATCAACGCCGTTGAGCGCACCCGAAGCGCATGGAACACCAATAACCGGCAAAGTAGTGTGCGCGGCAATCACACCTGGCAATGCTGCGGCCAAACCAGCACCTGCAATGATCACTTTGAGACCACGCGCTTTTGCCGTGCTGGCGTATTCAGCGGTACGCTCGGGGTTGCGGTGGGCGGAGCATACGATCATATCGTAGGGAATCTGGAGTTCGTCGAGAATGGCGCAGCCTTTTTCCATCGTGGGTTCATCCGAAGAACTGCCCATAATAATGCCAACAACTGGATCTGCCATAAAAATCTCCTTTGGTAGTTAGCTTTTAGCGGTCAGCGGTCAGCTAAAAGCTTGTTCTGCTGACTTCTGAAAGCTGATCGCTTCTTTCACTGATTCAACCGGCGCACTCGCGCAGGTGTGTGGTCAGCTTGTGTCTCACTGGAAAAAATTTTGAGTGACCTGTCTTCAATGGGCAGGTCAATGCGGGCACCGCCACGGCGATGGGATTCCCGAAGAGCAATCGCAACCTCCAGAGCAGCGCGACCATCGGCTCCCGAGCAACGCGGCGGTCGGTTGTTCTCCATAGCATCAATCAGATCATCCACAGTGGTAATACCCTGACCCACGGGACGCGCTGGTTGCGGAAAGGGGGACCGCGCGGGGATACCCCGGTTCCCCAGGCCGCCTGAAACCCTCTGGAAAAACTCAAACTCAAGCGCATCCGATAAGGTGCGAACCCTGCCCTCTGTCCCAATAATATCAAATTCCCACGAAGCAACACCAGTCGATGTACCGCGAAGATACGCCCGAACGCCATTGTCAAAAGCGAGATACCCATTGCCCATCAGATCGTCATCAGATGCGGCTTCTTCATCCGACGCCATCTCTCCAAAAACCCATGAAACATCGCCACCAGCGAGATAGCGAATCGTATCAATCGCGTGACTGCCATTGTGCGACAAACCACACTGGGCATAAGCCGTGATCTGGAGAATATCGCCAAGCTCCCCCGCTTCGATCATGCGACGAGCTTCACTGAAATAGGGATTGTAACGGCGCGAGCAATACACGGCGATGGGAACGCCATTTTCCCGGCAAGCATTGACCATAGCATCGGCTTCTTCAAGGCTAAAGGCAATGGGTTTTTCCACCCACAAGGCTTTCACACCAGCCTCAACAGCGTCCATTACAATTTGTGGACGATAACGTGCCGTGGTAGTCACACTGACGATATCGGGTTTTGCCTTTTCCAGCAAATCGCAATGATTGGCATACAAATGGTCGCGATCAATACCCCACCGCTCGCCAAACAAAGCGCGCTGCTCATCGTGGGGATCAGCCCCCGCAATGAGATCAGTCTGCGGATGTGCGCAATAGGTGGGACCGTGACAATAGGGCAAGAAAATGGACCCGCCCTGAGTAATTTCGTCATCAAATGTACTGCCCATACGTCCCAGACCAATAACCGCTGCTTTATACATGGTATGTCCCCAGAAATTTATTTAAGAAAGATACACGTTATAACGCTTAGTTGCCAAATTGGTTGACAAAGATCAGAAAATCCCCATCGCAAGAGCGGTAACTCAAGCTCTTGTCAAAACGCGGTATCCAATATCCCTTCGGAAATAGGCCTTGTCAAAATCAATTTTGCCCACGGCTTCATAAGCCCGATCAATAGAAGATTTGATGGTATCGCCAATGGCAGTAACGCCGAGAACCCGTCCCCCATTGGTAACGAGTTGACCGTCTTCGTGCGCCGTACCAGCGTGAAAAACAATAACATCGCCCGGTGCCTCAGCGCGATCAATCCCGGAAATGGGAAAGCCGGTATCGTATGCTTCGGGATAGCCCCCCGATGCCATAACCACGCAGGTCGTCGCCCGGTTGTCGAGTTCAATATCGAGATCCGCCACCGAACCATTGCACACAGCCTCGATTATATCGACGAGATCTGTCTTGATCAACGGGAGAACCACCTGCGTTTCCGGATCGCCCATGCGGCAATTAAATTCGATCACCTTTGGACCATCAGCCGTAACAATAATACCGCCGTAGAGAATGCCTTTGAACGGACAGCCTTCCCGGGCGAGGGCGTTTATCGTGCGTTTCATAATGCGCTGAACAATATCGTCAAAAAGTTCCGGCGTAATAACCGGAGCGGGAGCATACGCACCCATACCACCCGTATTGAGCCCCACATCGCCCTCGCCAATCGTCTTGTGGTCTTGCGAAGGCACAACACAAACAATATTTTCGCCGTCTGAAAATCCAAATATCGACGCTTCTTCCCCCTCGAGCAACGCCATTGCAACCAGCTTATCGCCCGAATCACCGAAGGCGCGTTGCACCATCACCTCATCTACAGTTCTATACGAATCTTGCAGCGTCTCACAATAAATCGCCCCCTTGCCCGCGGCGAGACCGCTCACCTTGAGATAGAGCGGGTGTTGCCATTCCCTGAGCCGTACCTTAGCCGTTTCAGCATCCACAAAAGTTTCATAAGCACCGGTTGGAATATCGTATTTGTGCATAAGTTCAAGCGCAAAATCTTTGTCCGCTTCAATTTGCGCCGCTGCCTGTGTGGGACCAAAAGCCACAAGCCCCCGTTCCGCGAAAACATCGACAATACCATCTGCAAGGGGAGCTTCGGGACCGATGACCGAAATATCAATACCCTCTCGTTGTGCAAAATCTGCCAGACCGTGGAGATCGCTATCCGATATATCGACACATTCGGCATATTGCGCCATACCCGGGCTTCCGGGTGCTGCGTATAACCTGGTAATCTTGCTGCTTTGGGCAAGTTTCCAGACAAAGGCGTGTTCGCGCCCACCTCTACCAACGACGAGGAGTTTCATATGGCTTTCTCCTGGATGACTGTTTCTTCCTCAAGCACATCTTCTGGCGTTTGGGTAATCAGTGTGCCGACATCCTCGCCCTCCACAATACGGCGCATCATGCCTTTTTGTTCAAAATCGAAAACGTGAATCGGCAAATGATGGTCACGTGCGAGAATCACTGCGGACTGATCCAGAGCACCCAGATTTTTTTGAATAATTGTATCGTGACTGATGCAGCGATAGAGTTTGGCATCGGGATTTTTGTTCGGATCGTCTGTATAAATGCCATTGGCTTTGTGCTTGGCAAACAAAATGGCTTCTGCGCGCACTTCGAGCGCGCGCTGTACACCGGGATAATCGGTGGTGAGAAAAGGATTGCCAATACCACCGGCAAAAATGACAATATACCCCTTATCGAGATGCCGAGCAGCAACCAGGCGAATAAATGGTTCTGCAACTGCGTTAATCGGAATCGCGGTCATCACGCGCACCTCGGCATCGCTTTTGGCATTGAGCACACCGCGCAGCATCAGGCTATTGATAATAGTGCCGAGCATGCCGATATTATCGGCTTCGGAGCGTTCAATGCCCCACCTCACACTCTGTTCACCCCGAAAAATATTGCCCCCGCCAATAACAATGCCGATTTCAATACCCCGGCTGTGAATGTCGAGAATTTCGTCGGCAATATGTTCGAGTGCCTCCGGGTCAAATCCCGATTCCAAAGCACCTGAAACAGCACCACCACTGAGTTTGAGAACAACGCGTTTGTACCGCATACAATCTGACTCCTATAAAAAAATAATAAATGTTGATGTGTCTCTAAAATATATAGCGAAGCGAGACATGGGGAAAGAGGAAAGACGTTGACATTTGAGTAATATTGAATTTACTTCACACCACGATCCGCCAGCTTGCTGATCTGTGTTTTCTGGACCCTGGATAAGGACACGCGAATGCCCGCGAAAGATAGAGCCTACGTCGAATTTGAGAATGTCTGCAAAAGTTACGACGGTCGCACACTAATTGTCCAAAACGTCAACTTCAGCGTCCGCAAGGGCGAATTTCTAACCCTGCTCGGTCCGTCCGGGTCGGGAAAAACGACCTGCCTGATGATGCTCGCCGGCTTTGAGACACCCACATCGGGCGACATCCGCATTGACGGACGTTCTGTACACGCACTGCCCCCGCGCAAGCGAGGCATTGGCATGGTATTTCAGAACTACGCGCTCTTCCCACATATGACAGTGGGCGGCAACCTCGCTTTTCCCCTTGAAGTACGTAGATTTGACCGCGAGCAGTGTCGCGAACGCGTGGCGCGTGCCCTGGACCTGGTTCGCCTCAGCGGCCTGGAAGACCGGCGTCCCAACCAGCTCTCTGGCGGTCAACAGCAGCGCGTGGCAATCGCCCGCGCGCTGGTATTTGAACCCGATCTGGTGCTGATGGACGAACCCCTCGGCGCACTTGACCGGCGTCTGCGCGAAGAGATGCAATACGAGATTCGCCGCATCCATCAGAGCCTCGGTGTGACTGTCGTTTACGTCACGCACGACCAGCAAGAGGCCATGGTAATGTCGAACCGCATCGCTGTCCTGCGCGGAGGAGACATCCAGCAAATTGCCGAACCCGAGGCACTCTACGAAGAACCAGAGCGTTCATTTGTGGCCCGCTTCATCGGCGAAAATAATCGCCTGCAAGGCCGCGTAACAAAAGTAAATGGGGACATCTGCGAAGTGGAAACCGGCGGCCAAATCATCCAGGCGTTGCGCATTGCACCCTGCCAGAGCGGCGACGCCACCACGCTATCGATTCGTCCAGAGCGCGTCGCCATTGAACCCGAACCGGGCCTGTACACCAATGAACTCGACGCAAAAGTCGAGGACATCACCTTTTTAGGCGACCATCTGCGCCTGCGCCTGAACGTGTGCGAGTCCTTGGAATTCATCGCAAAAATACCCAATACCGTGGGACACGGAGCCGTGCTGAAAGGCGATAAAATTCGCATCGGCTGGACACCAACAGACTGCCGGGTACTCGACCCGGACGACGAGGAGGAAACGACATGAATACCAAACAGAGAAAAACATTATGCACCGCGATAATAACCGCGCTGGCGATGTTGACTCTGGGCTGTGATTTTTTGGAAGACCGACCGCTGACTGTGGTTTCCTGGGGCGGATCTTATGCGCGCGCCTGCGTCAAAGGCTACCACGAGGCATTTACCGCTGAAACAGGCATTAAAATCAACCTCGAAGACTACAACGGCGGGCTGGCGCAGATTCGCGCACAGATTCAGGCGGGCAATGTGCATTGGGATGTTGTCGATTTGAGATTCCCGACATGGGCGCAAGGATGCGATGAGGGTCTGCTCGAACACGTTGAGATCGACTCGCTGCCACCGGGAGCCGATGGAACGCCTGCGGAAGAAGATTTCCTGTTCGGGACATCGACAGACTGTGGCGTGGCGACGCTGTTTTACTCCACCATATACGCGTACAACAAAGAAAAT
Coding sequences within:
- a CDS encoding phytanoyl-CoA dioxygenase family protein — translated: MTLSEQQISDYHEDGYVIIRNVLSASEANDLRRVVQEKVKRGAYPPKLSYPEPAKYTVSGNRLSEPGLNSISEHPTVIGAVESVLGQPAHLTAFVAYLRTPGDKGGGAHCDYKRWRPVGSSMNWVFAIIPLTDFDPVYGPFLVSPKSHKLTRVIDEEAHILDVNRPDRSQLPDFIDPELKAGDLLIVNEHVWHEAPAGTSTEDRCGIFNKYCAVNAPPAAGYYPYNPAALEALSDDGKRLIPVCFDKPIETTRLLIECPNGGEPGFLLRRDDETNCWELPGGEGWEEEKLVGWDVGARVGSLQELTRTQLGLEVPWMSYIEDVEEREGICRVYGFSDENIDADALANGDCDWFTRTQIKHLGEGDAISRTVELWQRADIIRGKGKACNQSKKQFE
- a CDS encoding Gfo/Idh/MocA family oxidoreductase, which codes for MYKAAVIGLGRMGSTFDDEITQGGSIFLPYCHGPTYCAHPQTDLIAGADPHDEQRALFGERWGIDRDHLYANHCDLLEKAKPDIVSVTTTARYRPQIVMDAVEAGVKALWVEKPIAFSLEEADAMVNACRENGVPIAVYCSRRYNPYFSEARRMIEAGELGDILQITAYAQCGLSHNGSHAIDTIRYLAGGDVSWVFGEMASDEEAASDDDLMGNGYLAFDNGVRAYLRGTSTGVASWEFDIIGTEGRVRTLSDALEFEFFQRVSGGLGNRGIPARSPFPQPARPVGQGITTVDDLIDAMENNRPPRCSGADGRAALEVAIALRESHRRGGARIDLPIEDRSLKIFSSETQADHTPARVRRLNQ
- a CDS encoding thioredoxin family protein, whose translation is MRKLFAIALVAAMGFNADAGKSQTLALGAEAPATDLEMKGTDSKMYSLDSVQGEKGTLVIFSCNSCPWAVKWESRVASIGNAYRGRGFGVIVINPNDPKRVAEDGFDEMVTRAKTLSYEFPYVVDPASQVARAFGASRTPEVFLFNAKGKLAYHGAIDDNASDANAVEAAYLKDALDALLTGKDISISETKALGCSIKFNEDS
- a CDS encoding ABC transporter ATP-binding protein; protein product: MPAKDRAYVEFENVCKSYDGRTLIVQNVNFSVRKGEFLTLLGPSGSGKTTCLMMLAGFETPTSGDIRIDGRSVHALPPRKRGIGMVFQNYALFPHMTVGGNLAFPLEVRRFDREQCRERVARALDLVRLSGLEDRRPNQLSGGQQQRVAIARALVFEPDLVLMDEPLGALDRRLREEMQYEIRRIHQSLGVTVVYVTHDQQEAMVMSNRIAVLRGGDIQQIAEPEALYEEPERSFVARFIGENNRLQGRVTKVNGDICEVETGGQIIQALRIAPCQSGDATTLSIRPERVAIEPEPGLYTNELDAKVEDITFLGDHLRLRLNVCESLEFIAKIPNTVGHGAVLKGDKIRIGWTPTDCRVLDPDDEEETT
- a CDS encoding DNA methyltransferase; its protein translation is MTAKQLTLSIESPASDWLKRELADFNAFGQNTIVTSTETEQIRLETYVNEFWTSKQREANALHEISYRACFKPQLPRFFIERLTLPGDVVYDPFAGRGTTLIESALLGRIPIGCDINPLSSIMTLPRLNPPTTEQVADRLSHIELKNVKYPKKLLVFYHPETLKQICSLKKYLIEKASKLDWIDQWIRLVALSRLTGHSSGFFSVYTLPPNQAVSVDSQKKINHKRNQEPPLRDVKNLILKKTRDLLKHCDDQIRKILGYASNQAHFLTQPSDSIPEIGSNSVSLVVTSPPFLDVVNYAQDNWLRCWFCGIDPAAVPITMARKVEQWQREMTKVFLELERVLKPGGHIAFEVGEVRHGKVKLEEAVIPCGIEAGLTPLLVLINDQKFTKTANVWGVDNTTKGTNTNRVVVFQKE
- the purE gene encoding 5-(carboxyamino)imidazole ribonucleotide mutase, which codes for MADPVVGIIMGSSSDEPTMEKGCAILDELQIPYDMIVCSAHRNPERTAEYASTAKARGLKVIIAGAGLAAALPGVIAAHTTLPVIGVPCASGALNGVDALYAIVQMPPGVPVATVGIDNARNAAVLAAQILALSDEGIQERLQVYKDALGG
- the pyrH gene encoding UMP kinase yields the protein MRYKRVVLKLSGGAVSGALESGFDPEALEHIADEILDIHSRGIEIGIVIGGGNIFRGEQSVRWGIERSEADNIGMLGTIINSLMLRGVLNAKSDAEVRVMTAIPINAVAEPFIRLVAARHLDKGYIVIFAGGIGNPFLTTDYPGVQRALEVRAEAILFAKHKANGIYTDDPNKNPDAKLYRCISHDTIIQKNLGALDQSAVILARDHHLPIHVFDFEQKGMMRRIVEGEDVGTLITQTPEDVLEEETVIQEKAI
- the purD gene encoding phosphoribosylamine--glycine ligase, translating into MKLLVVGRGGREHAFVWKLAQSSKITRLYAAPGSPGMAQYAECVDISDSDLHGLADFAQREGIDISVIGPEAPLADGIVDVFAERGLVAFGPTQAAAQIEADKDFALELMHKYDIPTGAYETFVDAETAKVRLREWQHPLYLKVSGLAAGKGAIYCETLQDSYRTVDEVMVQRAFGDSGDKLVAMALLEGEEASIFGFSDGENIVCVVPSQDHKTIGEGDVGLNTGGMGAYAPAPVITPELFDDIVQRIMKRTINALAREGCPFKGILYGGIIVTADGPKVIEFNCRMGDPETQVVLPLIKTDLVDIIEAVCNGSVADLDIELDNRATTCVVMASGGYPEAYDTGFPISGIDRAEAPGDVIVFHAGTAHEDGQLVTNGGRVLGVTAIGDTIKSSIDRAYEAVGKIDFDKAYFRRDIGYRVLTRA
- a CDS encoding TlpA disulfide reductase family protein, which gives rise to MERHIFVFIALIFVSCDAPETDRASSTGQFLIPATAEEILKNVKEADARVVLVNVWATWCPPCVEEFPDLMAVYNQYKDQGLKLVFISADSEDQADGAIDFLKAHGVDFPSYIKLKSDRAFINTLDPDWWGAIPATWLYDSEGNKRHFWLGKTSREQFEKKIRDVLTGGG